In Candidatus Limnocylindria bacterium, the genomic window CTCGTGGCGCTGGAAGCTCGCAGTCGCCGCAGCCGCCGACGATGTCTTCGGGAACAAGCTCAACGGTCTCGTCTCATCGGTACTCGCGAATGCGTTCCCGCTCGCGCGCGAGGGCGCGATCCGCCGGAGCCTCGAGCTCCTGGGCGCGCGGCTCGACCGGCAGTTCTCGGTACTCATCTATCCGGAAGGAAAGCTCACGATCGGCGGGCCGATGCAGCCGTTCAAGTCCGGGACCGGGCTCATCGCCGTTGAAGGCGCCACGCCGGTCGTGCCGATGAAGCTCAAGATCACCAAGGTCTCCGTGCTCGATCATCTTGACCGGAAATGGGAGGCCGCGCGCTCGAACGGCTGGCGCGGCGATGTGGAGGTCGTGTTCGGCGATCCCATCTACTTCACCGCCGGCACGCCGCCGAACGAGGCGACCGCGAAGCTTGAGGCGGCGGTAGCGGCGCTCTAACGGTGGACGCGGCGCAAAGACCGCTCGCCGACTGGTGGGTGACGCGCGTCCTCGTCGCGGCGGCCGCGGTCGTCGCGGTGATGTTCGCGCTGCGCCTCGTGTTCGAGGCGCTCTCCGAGCTCTCACATGTGATCGTCCTCCTCGTCTTCGGCATCGTCATCGCCTTCGCGCTCGCGCCACTCGTCGACCGTATCCAGCGCCTCGTGCGCCGGCGCGGAGTCGCGGTGGCGCTGACCGCGCTCAGCGCCCTGGTCGTGCTCATCGCCGCCGTGGTGAGCCTGGCGGTGCCGCTGATCCGCGAGACACGTGACCTGGCGGTCGACGTCCCGCGTTACGCGGCGATGCTGTCGAGCGACGAGCCGCTGCGCCTCGGCGGTCTCGAGGTCTCCGGTGAGGTGCGGCAGCGAATCGGCGCGGAGATCGGAGCGCGTCTTGGCGACTGGTCGCAGGACGCGGCGCACGCGGCGCTGCGCGTCGGGGCCGGGGTCGTGGACTTCTTCTTCATCTTCGTGCTGGGCGTCTACCTTCTGGCCAGCGGTCCGCAGGTCCGTCGCTGGGTGCGCAGCCACCTGGTGCCGGCGAAGCAGCGCGATGAATTCCTACACATCGAAGCCGAGGCCGCGCGGCTGTTCGGGGCGTACATCCGTGGTCAGCTGCTCCTCGGCCTCATCGTCGGGGCGGTCTCGGGTATCGCGTACCTCGCGCTCGGCGTTCCGTATGCGGTCCTCCTCGGCCTCCTCGCAGGCATCTTCGAGCTCGTTCCGATCGTCGGCCCGATCGTGGCCGGCGGGGTCGCGGCGGCGGTGGCGCTCACCCAGCCCTTCCCGCTGGTCGTCTGGGTGGTGCTGGCCGCCCTCGCTGTTCAGCAGCTCGAGAACAACCTGCTCGTGCCGCGGATCTCTGGCGGCGCGGTCGGTCTGCACCCGCTCGCG contains:
- a CDS encoding AI-2E family transporter, producing the protein MDAAQRPLADWWVTRVLVAAAAVVAVMFALRLVFEALSELSHVIVLLVFGIVIAFALAPLVDRIQRLVRRRGVAVALTALSALVVLIAAVVSLAVPLIRETRDLAVDVPRYAAMLSSDEPLRLGGLEVSGEVRQRIGAEIGARLGDWSQDAAHAALRVGAGVVDFFFIFVLGVYLLASGPQVRRWVRSHLVPAKQRDEFLHIEAEAARLFGAYIRGQLLLGLIVGAVSGIAYLALGVPYAVLLGLLAGIFELVPIVGPIVAGGVAAAVALTQPFPLVVWVVLAALAVQQLENNLLVPRISGGAVGLHPLAALLAVLVGVEIAGLIGALFAVPLTGLAWSIYRARREMPHAASAPART